From Haemorhous mexicanus isolate bHaeMex1 chromosome 1, bHaeMex1.pri, whole genome shotgun sequence, one genomic window encodes:
- the TUBB6 gene encoding tubulin beta-6 chain isoform X1, giving the protein MREIVHIQAGQCGNQIGTKFWEVISDEHGIDPAGGYVGDSALQLERINVYYNESSSHKFVPRAVLLDLEPGTMDSVRSGLFGQLFRPDNFIFGQTGAGNNWAKGHYTEGAELVDSVLDVVRKESEHCDCLQGFQLTHSLGGGTGSGMGTLLISKIREEYPDRIMNTFSVMPSPKVSDTVVEPYNATLSVHQLVENTDETYCIDNEALYDICFRTLKLTTPTYGDLNHLVSATMSGVTTSLRFPGQLNADLRKLAVNMVPFPRLHFFMPGFAPLTARGSQQYRALTVPELTQQMFDAKNMMAACDPRHGRYLTVATVFRGPMSMKEVDEQMLAIQNKNSSYFVEWIPNNVKVAVCDIPPRGLKMASTFIGNSTAIQELFKRISEQFSAMFRRKAFLHWFTGEGMDEMEFTEAESNMNDLVSEYQQYQEATANDGEEAFEDDEEEINE; this is encoded by the exons ATGAGGGAGATCGTGCACATCCAGGCGGGACAGTGCGGAAACCAGATCGGGACCAAG TTTTGGGAAGTGATAAGTGATGAGCATGGCATTGACCCAGCCGGAGGCTATGTCGGTGACTCAGCGCTGCAGCTGGAAAGGATCAATGTCTACTACAATGAATCATCTT CCCACAAATTTGTACCAAGAGCAGTCTTGCTGGACTTGGAGCCGGGAACCATGGATAGTGTGCGCTCTGGTCTTTTTGGTCAGCTCTTCCGGCCCGATAATTTCATCTTTG GACAAACTGGTGCAGGAAACAACTGGGCCAAAGGACACTATACAGAAGGGGCAGAGCTGGTTGACTCTGTGCTTGACGTAGTAAGAAAAGAGAGCGAACACTGCGACTGCTTGCAAGGATTTCAGCTCACTCACTCCCTGGGAGGAGGGACAGGGTCTGGCATGGGAACCCTGCTCATCAGCAAGATCCGAGAGGAGTATCCAGACAGGATAATGAATACCTTCAGTGTCATGCCTTCTCCTAAGGTTTCTGACACAGTGGTGGAGCCCTACAACGCCACGCTTTCGGTCCACCAGCTGGTAGAAAACACGGATGAAACCTACTGCATTGACAATGAAGCTCTGTATGACATTTGCTTCCGCACCCTGAAGCTCACCACCCCCACCTACGGAGATTTAAACCACTTGGTCTCTGCCACCATGAGCGGGGTGACCACATCCCTGCGTTTTCCGGGCCAGCTCAATGCCGACCTGCGGAAGCTGGCGGTAAACATGGTCCCCTTCCCGCGCCTTCACTTTTTCATGCCGGGCTTTGCTCCTTTGACGGCGCGGGGCAGCCAGCAATACCGAGCGCTCACGGTGCCAGAGCTGACCCAGCAGATGTTCGATGCCAAAAACATGATGGCAGCCTGTGACCCCAGGCACGGCCGGTACTTGACGGTGGCCACCGTCTTCCGCGGCCCCATGTCCATGAAGGAGGTTGACGAGCAGATGTTGGCCATCCAGAACAAGAACAGCAGCTACTTCGTGGAGTGGATCCCCAACAACGTCAAGGTGGCGGTGTGTGACATACCTCCCCGTGGCCTCAAGATGGCCTCCACCTTCATTGGCAACAGCACTGCTATCCAGGAGCTCTTCAAAAGGATCTCGGAGCAGTTTTCCGCCATGTTCAGGAGAAAGGCCTTCCTCCACTGGTTCACGGGAGAGGGGATGGATGAAATGGAATTCACGGAAGCAGAAAGCAACATGAATGACCTGGTTTCAGAGTATCAGCAATACCAAGAAGCAACAGCAAATGATGGAGAGGAAGCGtttgaagatgatgaagaagagatcaatgaataa
- the TUBB6 gene encoding tubulin beta-6 chain isoform X2: MGTLLISKIREEYPDRIMNTFSVMPSPKVSDTVVEPYNATLSVHQLVENTDETYCIDNEALYDICFRTLKLTTPTYGDLNHLVSATMSGVTTSLRFPGQLNADLRKLAVNMVPFPRLHFFMPGFAPLTARGSQQYRALTVPELTQQMFDAKNMMAACDPRHGRYLTVATVFRGPMSMKEVDEQMLAIQNKNSSYFVEWIPNNVKVAVCDIPPRGLKMASTFIGNSTAIQELFKRISEQFSAMFRRKAFLHWFTGEGMDEMEFTEAESNMNDLVSEYQQYQEATANDGEEAFEDDEEEINE, translated from the coding sequence ATGGGAACCCTGCTCATCAGCAAGATCCGAGAGGAGTATCCAGACAGGATAATGAATACCTTCAGTGTCATGCCTTCTCCTAAGGTTTCTGACACAGTGGTGGAGCCCTACAACGCCACGCTTTCGGTCCACCAGCTGGTAGAAAACACGGATGAAACCTACTGCATTGACAATGAAGCTCTGTATGACATTTGCTTCCGCACCCTGAAGCTCACCACCCCCACCTACGGAGATTTAAACCACTTGGTCTCTGCCACCATGAGCGGGGTGACCACATCCCTGCGTTTTCCGGGCCAGCTCAATGCCGACCTGCGGAAGCTGGCGGTAAACATGGTCCCCTTCCCGCGCCTTCACTTTTTCATGCCGGGCTTTGCTCCTTTGACGGCGCGGGGCAGCCAGCAATACCGAGCGCTCACGGTGCCAGAGCTGACCCAGCAGATGTTCGATGCCAAAAACATGATGGCAGCCTGTGACCCCAGGCACGGCCGGTACTTGACGGTGGCCACCGTCTTCCGCGGCCCCATGTCCATGAAGGAGGTTGACGAGCAGATGTTGGCCATCCAGAACAAGAACAGCAGCTACTTCGTGGAGTGGATCCCCAACAACGTCAAGGTGGCGGTGTGTGACATACCTCCCCGTGGCCTCAAGATGGCCTCCACCTTCATTGGCAACAGCACTGCTATCCAGGAGCTCTTCAAAAGGATCTCGGAGCAGTTTTCCGCCATGTTCAGGAGAAAGGCCTTCCTCCACTGGTTCACGGGAGAGGGGATGGATGAAATGGAATTCACGGAAGCAGAAAGCAACATGAATGACCTGGTTTCAGAGTATCAGCAATACCAAGAAGCAACAGCAAATGATGGAGAGGAAGCGtttgaagatgatgaagaagagatcaatgaataa